The Flavobacterium jumunjinense genome includes a region encoding these proteins:
- a CDS encoding sulfate adenylyltransferase subunit 1: MELLKINTAGSVDDGKSTLIGRFLYDSNALTIEQEELVRQKTKEKGLEDLDFSVVTDGLIAEREQGITIDVAHIYFSSDTRKFIIADSPGHVEYTRNMVTGASNSDVSIILIDARKGLLEQTHRHYFISRLLRLESVVFCVNKMDLVDYDQDVFLKIATEINRMVNEFDITNQNISIIPISSLKGDNIVFESSNMDWYKGNTLSTVLHAFQKNGQVSNDFRMDVQQVYHVQNSEFVDYRSYAGRINSGKLKLGDKVFVLPSGKSSEVVEIRKYTSVLEEASAGDSVQVRLKDDIDISRGMLLVKEENEALFEKEITAKIVWLNESKASTSVKYHIQANSRTAICKIQEMIHLIKPEAPQEKFPCENIHLNDIALVKLKIANAIYLDKYANNKANGAFIIVDSQTNNTVAVGFVE; this comes from the coding sequence ATGGAATTACTTAAAATAAATACAGCAGGAAGTGTAGATGATGGGAAAAGCACCTTAATTGGTCGTTTTTTATATGATAGTAACGCACTTACAATTGAACAAGAAGAATTAGTACGACAAAAAACCAAAGAAAAAGGATTAGAAGATTTGGATTTTTCTGTTGTTACAGATGGTTTAATTGCTGAAAGAGAGCAAGGAATAACAATAGATGTGGCTCATATTTACTTTTCTTCAGATACTAGAAAATTTATTATAGCCGATAGTCCTGGACATGTAGAATATACCAGAAACATGGTTACTGGAGCTTCCAATTCGGATGTGTCGATTATTTTAATAGATGCTAGAAAAGGACTTTTAGAACAAACACATCGTCATTATTTCATTAGCCGATTGTTGCGCTTAGAATCTGTAGTTTTTTGTGTTAATAAAATGGATTTGGTCGATTATGATCAAGATGTTTTCTTAAAAATTGCTACCGAAATAAATAGAATGGTCAACGAGTTTGATATTACAAATCAAAATATTTCAATCATTCCAATTAGTTCCTTAAAAGGCGATAATATTGTTTTTGAATCATCTAATATGGATTGGTATAAAGGAAACACACTTTCTACAGTTTTACATGCTTTTCAAAAAAACGGTCAAGTATCAAACGATTTTAGAATGGATGTGCAACAAGTATATCACGTTCAAAATTCGGAGTTTGTAGATTATAGATCGTATGCAGGAAGAATAAATTCAGGGAAACTAAAGCTTGGCGATAAAGTATTTGTTTTGCCATCTGGTAAATCTTCCGAAGTGGTAGAAATTAGAAAATACACTTCTGTTTTAGAAGAAGCTTCTGCTGGCGATTCGGTACAAGTGCGATTAAAAGATGATATCGATATTAGCAGAGGAATGCTTTTGGTGAAAGAAGAAAATGAGGCTCTTTTTGAGAAAGAGATAACCGCTAAGATTGTTTGGTTAAATGAAAGCAAAGCAAGTACATCAGTTAAATATCACATTCAAGCCAATTCGAGAACGGCTATTTGTAAGATTCAAGAAATGATACATCTTATTAAGCCAGAAGCTCCACAAGAAAAATTTCCATGTGAAAATATACATTTAAATGATATTGCGTTAGTGAAATTAAAGATAGCTAATGCAATTTATTTAGATAAGTATGCCAATAATAAAGCGAATGGAGCTTTTATTATTGTAGATTCTCAGACTAATAATACTGTTGCAGTAGGTTTTGTAGAATAA
- the cysD gene encoding sulfate adenylyltransferase subunit CysD — protein sequence MRNHLEELENESIYILREVAAQFQKPVLLFSGGKDSITVARLAQKAFYPAKIPFTFMHIDTGHNFPETITFRDKLIEELGVELIVRYVQDSINEKKAKEETGKYASRNSLQTVTLLDAIEEFGFDACIGGARRDEEKSRAKERIFSVRDDFGQWDAKKQRPEMFTILNGKINFGENVRAFPISNWTEEDVWTYIKQEELELPSIYFAHDRKLVKRDGAVLAHSAYLNLVDSDEVITDRVRFRTVGDMTCTAALISNASTIEEVMYENKASKSSERGARIDDKRSEAALEQRKKGGYF from the coding sequence ATGCGCAATCATTTAGAAGAATTAGAAAACGAAAGTATTTACATTTTAAGAGAAGTTGCAGCTCAGTTTCAAAAACCTGTTTTGCTCTTTTCTGGAGGTAAAGATTCTATAACGGTAGCTAGATTGGCTCAAAAAGCATTCTATCCTGCAAAAATACCGTTCACATTTATGCATATTGATACAGGACATAATTTTCCAGAAACAATTACATTTAGAGATAAATTAATTGAAGAATTAGGAGTAGAGCTTATTGTTCGCTATGTTCAAGATAGTATTAATGAAAAGAAAGCTAAGGAAGAAACAGGAAAATATGCTAGTAGAAATTCACTTCAAACAGTAACATTATTAGATGCTATTGAAGAATTTGGTTTCGATGCTTGTATTGGTGGAGCTAGGAGAGATGAAGAAAAATCAAGAGCAAAAGAAAGAATTTTTTCGGTTAGAGACGATTTCGGACAATGGGATGCTAAAAAACAACGTCCAGAAATGTTTACTATTTTAAATGGAAAAATCAATTTTGGAGAAAATGTTAGAGCTTTTCCTATAAGCAATTGGACGGAAGAAGATGTTTGGACCTATATTAAACAAGAAGAATTAGAGTTGCCTTCTATTTATTTCGCCCACGATAGAAAATTAGTAAAAAGAGATGGAGCTGTTTTAGCGCATTCAGCCTATTTAAATCTGGTTGATTCTGATGAAGTAATTACAGATAGAGTACGTTTTAGAACTGTTGGAGATATGACATGTACAGCAGCTTTGATTTCGAATGCTTCAACAATAGAAGAAGTAATGTATGAAAACAAAGCGTCTAAATCATCAGAAAGAGGAGCAAGAATAGATGACAAACGTTCTGAAGCAGCTTTGGAGCAAAGAAAAAAGGGAGGTTATTTTTAA
- a CDS encoding phosphoadenylyl-sulfate reductase, giving the protein MDKIKNKINDYNSVLESLSLEEALLFVAETIKGKKVFSTSFGIEDQLLTHFINGVNKDISVFTLDTGRQFNETYEVFDKTQNKYKNIKIRVYYPLESDVQEYVQGEGVNGFYNSVESRKKCCFVRKVIPLKRALEGADVWITGLRAEQSANRETMQYLEWDEDNNLVKFNPLLKYTLEEIEEIVNKYTIPINSLYKKGFLSIGCAPCTRALEKGEDFRAGRWWWENGKKECGLHIHVEKNN; this is encoded by the coding sequence ATGGACAAGATAAAAAATAAAATAAACGACTATAATAGTGTTCTTGAAAGTTTGTCGCTTGAAGAAGCGCTATTGTTTGTTGCAGAAACGATAAAAGGAAAGAAAGTGTTTTCAACATCTTTTGGTATTGAAGATCAATTATTAACACATTTTATAAATGGTGTTAATAAAGATATTTCAGTTTTTACACTAGATACAGGAAGACAGTTTAATGAAACCTACGAAGTGTTCGATAAAACACAGAATAAATATAAGAATATAAAAATAAGAGTATATTATCCATTAGAGAGTGATGTGCAGGAATATGTGCAAGGGGAAGGAGTAAATGGGTTTTATAATAGTGTAGAAAGTAGAAAGAAATGTTGTTTCGTTAGAAAAGTAATTCCTTTAAAAAGAGCACTTGAAGGCGCAGATGTTTGGATAACTGGATTAAGAGCTGAACAATCTGCAAATAGAGAAACAATGCAGTATTTAGAATGGGATGAAGACAATAATTTGGTAAAATTCAATCCTTTATTAAAATATACTTTAGAAGAAATAGAAGAAATTGTAAACAAGTATACTATTCCAATTAACAGTTTGTATAAAAAAGGTTTCTTGAGTATAGGATGTGCTCCTTGTACTAGAGCCTTAGAAAAAGGTGAAGATTTTAGAGCCGGAAGATGGTGGTGGGAAAATGGAAAAAAAGAATGCGGTTTACACATTCATGTTGAAAAAAATAATTAA
- a CDS encoding DUF2061 domain-containing protein: protein MLLDLFKFKKPLDLNKDVKVSAYKAVTWRVLGTIDTVIISYLMTGNFTIAFSIGGFEVFSKMILYFIHERIWAKWTR, encoded by the coding sequence ATGTTGTTGGATTTATTCAAATTTAAGAAACCACTAGATCTAAATAAAGATGTAAAGGTTTCTGCATATAAAGCTGTCACTTGGCGTGTTTTAGGAACAATTGACACAGTAATAATATCCTATTTAATGACAGGGAATTTTACAATTGCTTTTTCAATAGGTGGATTTGAAGTGTTCTCTAAAATGATATTGTATTTTATTCATGAAAGAATTTGGGCAAAATGGACAAGATAA
- a CDS encoding RrF2 family transcriptional regulator — translation MLSRKTKYGLKALIYIAKQGKLVPVLISEISEQENISKKFLELILLDLKKTGLLASKKGKGGGYYLLKDPKEISVATVMRFLDGPIALLPCVSLNFYEKCSDCPSEEACGLNKLLIEVRDNALKVLGNKSLYDLIIF, via the coding sequence ATGTTATCAAGAAAAACAAAATACGGATTAAAGGCATTAATTTACATCGCAAAACAGGGTAAATTAGTGCCAGTCCTTATTTCTGAAATTTCCGAACAAGAAAATATATCTAAGAAATTTTTAGAATTAATACTTCTAGACTTAAAGAAAACAGGTCTTCTAGCTTCTAAAAAAGGAAAAGGAGGCGGTTATTATTTATTGAAAGATCCAAAAGAAATTTCTGTGGCTACAGTCATGCGTTTTTTAGACGGTCCAATTGCATTATTACCATGTGTAAGTTTAAATTTTTATGAAAAATGCAGTGATTGTCCAAGTGAAGAGGCTTGTGGTTTAAATAAATTACTTATTGAAGTTCGGGACAATGCTCTTAAAGTATTGGGAAACAAGTCTTTATATGATTTAATAATTTTTTGA
- the ctlX gene encoding citrulline utilization hydrolase CtlX has product MSQTTNTILMIRPVAFRMNEQTAVNNYYQKVIDGLLPATVNVKAQEEFDSYVEKLRSIGVNVIVVEDTLKPDTPDSIFPNNWVSFHETGDVVLYPMFAENRRSERREDILDKIEEAGFEIKEIMDYTSAEEDNFFLEGTGSIILDRENEIAYCALSPRADEELFIEFCEDFEYSPVIFEAFQTVNGQRKHIYHTNVIMCVAETFAVICADCIDDKAERKMVLSSLKESGKDVILITEEQVNSFAGNMLQVRGTDDELFLIMSNAAYESLTQSQIDKIQKHCKILHASLDIIEACGGGSARCMMAEVFLPRIQ; this is encoded by the coding sequence ATGAGTCAAACAACAAATACCATATTGATGATTCGTCCGGTTGCTTTCCGAATGAATGAACAAACAGCAGTTAATAATTATTATCAGAAAGTTATAGACGGACTTTTGCCAGCGACTGTAAACGTTAAAGCACAAGAAGAATTTGATTCTTATGTTGAAAAACTAAGATCAATAGGTGTTAATGTAATAGTAGTAGAAGATACTTTAAAACCGGATACACCAGATAGTATTTTTCCAAATAACTGGGTTTCTTTTCACGAAACAGGAGATGTAGTTTTGTATCCAATGTTTGCAGAAAACAGAAGAAGTGAGCGAAGAGAAGATATCTTAGATAAGATTGAAGAAGCTGGTTTCGAAATAAAAGAAATAATGGATTATACTTCTGCAGAGGAGGATAATTTTTTCTTAGAAGGTACAGGAAGTATAATTTTAGATAGAGAAAATGAAATTGCATATTGTGCACTGTCTCCAAGAGCAGATGAAGAACTGTTTATAGAATTCTGTGAAGATTTTGAATATTCACCAGTAATTTTTGAAGCTTTTCAAACAGTAAATGGTCAAAGAAAACATATATATCATACCAATGTGATTATGTGTGTTGCTGAAACTTTTGCAGTTATTTGTGCCGATTGTATAGATGATAAAGCAGAAAGAAAAATGGTACTTTCAAGTTTGAAAGAATCGGGTAAAGATGTAATCTTAATTACAGAAGAACAAGTGAATAGTTTCGCAGGAAATATGTTGCAAGTTCGTGGAACAGACGATGAATTATTCTTGATTATGAGTAATGCAGCATATGAGTCATTAACACAATCGCAAATTGATAAAATTCAAAAGCATTGTAAAATTTTACATGCAAGTTTAGATATTATTGAAGCATGTGGTGGTGGAAGTGCACGTTGTATGATGGCAGAAGTGTTTTTGCCAAGAATTCAATAA
- a CDS encoding dimethylarginine dimethylaminohydrolase family protein: MLQLNVKNESSRLKAVVLGTAISNGPTPTIEEAYDPKSLEHIIAGTYPVEEDMVKEMEAFNKVFQKYDVKVFRPNTIENYNQIFSRDIGFVIDDIFVKANILPERERELDAIQYVIDQIDPKKVVRPPEEVHIEGGDVMLWNDYIFIGTYKGSDYKDYITARTNMEGVNYIKDLFPHKIVKEFDLVKSKIEAKDNALHLDCCFQPVGNDKGIIYKSGFREESDYMYLVNLFGKENLFHITREEMYGMNSNVFSIAPDVVVVEKNFTRLNTWLREQGFTVEEIPYAEIAKQEGLLRCSTLPLIRE; the protein is encoded by the coding sequence ATGTTACAATTAAATGTAAAAAACGAATCATCAAGATTAAAAGCTGTCGTTTTAGGTACAGCAATAAGTAATGGACCAACGCCAACGATTGAAGAAGCGTACGATCCAAAATCATTAGAACATATAATTGCAGGCACCTATCCAGTAGAAGAAGATATGGTGAAAGAGATGGAAGCCTTCAATAAAGTTTTTCAAAAGTATGATGTGAAAGTTTTTCGCCCAAATACTATCGAAAATTACAATCAAATTTTTTCTAGAGATATTGGTTTTGTAATTGATGATATTTTTGTAAAAGCTAATATTCTTCCTGAAAGAGAAAGAGAATTAGATGCAATTCAGTATGTGATTGATCAAATTGATCCTAAGAAAGTTGTTCGTCCACCAGAAGAAGTTCATATAGAAGGTGGAGACGTAATGCTTTGGAATGATTATATTTTTATTGGAACCTATAAAGGCTCTGATTATAAAGACTACATTACTGCTAGAACAAATATGGAAGGGGTTAATTATATAAAAGACTTATTTCCACATAAAATTGTAAAGGAATTTGATTTAGTGAAATCAAAGATTGAAGCAAAAGATAATGCACTTCATTTAGATTGTTGTTTCCAACCTGTAGGCAATGATAAGGGAATTATTTATAAAAGTGGTTTTCGTGAAGAATCAGACTATATGTATTTAGTGAATTTATTTGGAAAAGAAAATCTATTTCATATAACAAGAGAGGAAATGTATGGAATGAATTCAAATGTCTTTTCTATTGCACCAGATGTAGTTGTTGTTGAGAAAAACTTCACAAGATTAAATACTTGGTTAAGAGAACAAGGTTTTACAGTTGAAGAAATTCCATATGCAGAAATTGCTAAACAAGAAGGTCTTTTAAGATGTTCAACTTTACCATTAATTAGAGAATAA
- a CDS encoding heat shock 70 family protein: MGLSIFFNSLFGKAKKTTDETIDKATEIAVEAKETLEELADSATKKLDELHLSEKVDGFVKTAKEKASEAADWAEEKAHEVKDAIEDVVKKTEEKIDELTKDKNEAPKTEEKIDISKDKE; encoded by the coding sequence ATGGGACTATCCATTTTTTTTAACTCATTATTTGGCAAAGCCAAAAAAACAACTGACGAAACTATTGATAAAGCTACAGAAATTGCTGTAGAAGCAAAAGAAACCTTAGAAGAACTGGCCGATTCTGCTACTAAAAAACTTGACGAACTACATCTTTCTGAGAAAGTAGACGGCTTCGTTAAAACTGCTAAAGAAAAAGCAAGTGAAGCTGCAGATTGGGCAGAAGAAAAAGCACATGAAGTGAAAGATGCCATTGAAGACGTTGTGAAAAAAACGGAGGAAAAAATAGACGAACTTACTAAAGATAAAAATGAAGCTCCAAAAACTGAAGAAAAAATAGATATTTCTAAAGATAAAGAATAA
- a CDS encoding IS3 family transposase (programmed frameshift) — translation MNKSENRPAKRSQRDYNLGFKLAVISQVEKGELTYKQAQKKYGIQGRSTVLVWLRKFGNLDWSNPKLLFMVKSKETPAQSIKRLEKELADEKLKNTVLNTMIDISDSQYGTQIRKKFSPKPIRRIQQEEGISMSRTCRLFGVSRQAIYQQEARCLEREKELLIVKQLVEKQRRIMPRLGTRKLYFLLEQSFVENRIKIGRDAFFAYLKREKMLVKPMKNYTKTTFSKHWLRKYPNLFKDIDINRIEQVFVSDITYIKSNKRTHYLSLVTDVFSRKIVGYHLSDDMSAESVVKALRMAVKNRKTNLQLIHHSDRGLQYCSKIYQNELTKNNIIASMTDGYDCYQNALAERINGILKQEFLIYKCKSGDELNLLVRESVECYNSKRPHLSLNMKTPNFVYEKTSEVNFTGFN, via the exons ATGAATAAATCAGAAAACAGGCCAGCAAAGCGTAGTCAACGCGATTATAATCTGGGCTTTAAATTAGCTGTTATTTCTCAAGTAGAAAAAGGCGAACTTACCTATAAGCAAGCTCAAAAGAAGTATGGAATTCAAGGTAGAAGTACAGTTTTGGTTTGGTTAAGAAAATTTGGTAATTTAGATTGGAGTAACCCCAAGCTTTTGTTTATGGTCAAATCTAAAGAAACTCCAGCCCAAAGCATTAAAAGATTAGAGAAAGAATTAGCTGATGAGAAGCTTAAAAACACAGTGCTAAACACCATGATTGATATCTCAGATAGTCAATACGGTACTCAAATTAGAAAAAAGTTTTCACCCAAAC CCATCCGACGCATCCAACAAGAAGAAGGCATAAGTATGTCCAGAACTTGTAGATTGTTTGGGGTAAGCCGACAAGCTATTTATCAGCAGGAAGCACGTTGTTTAGAACGAGAGAAAGAATTATTAATAGTAAAGCAACTCGTTGAAAAACAAAGAAGAATTATGCCTCGATTAGGCACAAGAAAACTTTATTTTTTACTAGAACAATCTTTTGTTGAAAATAGAATTAAAATCGGGAGAGATGCATTTTTTGCTTATTTGAAAAGAGAAAAAATGCTAGTTAAACCAATGAAAAATTACACAAAAACCACCTTTTCTAAACACTGGTTACGTAAGTACCCCAATTTATTTAAAGATATCGATATCAACAGAATAGAACAGGTTTTTGTTAGTGACATAACTTATATAAAATCTAATAAAAGAACTCATTATCTATCATTAGTTACAGATGTTTTTAGCAGAAAAATAGTTGGTTATCATTTGAGTGATGACATGAGTGCAGAAAGTGTGGTTAAGGCCTTAAGAATGGCAGTAAAAAACAGAAAAACAAACCTTCAATTAATACATCACTCAGACAGAGGTTTACAATATTGTTCTAAAATTTATCAAAATGAATTAACCAAAAATAATATTATTGCTTCTATGACCGATGGCTATGATTGTTATCAAAATGCTCTAGCGGAAAGAATAAATGGTATTCTAAAACAAGAATTCCTCATATACAAATGTAAATCAGGTGATGAACTTAACCTTTTAGTTAGAGAGTCTGTGGAATGCTATAATAGTAAAAGACCTCATTTGAGTTTAAATATGAAAACACCTAACTTTGTATATGAAAAAACCAGTGAAGTTAACTTCACTGGTTTTAATTAA
- a CDS encoding citrate synthase: MSKTAILEIDGKKYEFPVIMGTENEVAIDIDKLRSATGAITIDPGYKNSGSCKSEITFLDGEEGILRYRGYSIEELADKADFLEVSFLLIFGELPNKTQLEKFETDIRKYTLVNEEMKTILEGFPKTAHPMGVLSALTSALTAFNPKPVNVDNENELYDAVCKTMGKFLVIATWTYRRRMGLPLNYYDNTKGYVENFMRLMFEIPTEPYKMDKRIVDALDKLFILHADHEQNCSTSTVRIVGSSHAGLFASISAGVSALWGPLHGGANQAVLEMLQEIHDNGGDVEKFVLKAKDKEDPFRLMGFGHRVYKNFDPRATIIKKAADDVLDALGVDDPLLEIAKKLEKVALEDEYFKSRNLYPNVDFYSGIIYRAMGIPVEMFTVLFAIGRLPGWIAQWKEMRSNKEPIGRPRQVYMGHTLRPFKEVKDR, translated from the coding sequence ATGTCGAAAACTGCAATATTAGAGATTGATGGCAAAAAGTATGAGTTTCCTGTTATCATGGGGACTGAAAATGAGGTTGCTATCGATATAGACAAGTTGCGTAGTGCAACTGGTGCTATTACAATTGATCCAGGTTATAAAAACTCGGGTTCTTGTAAAAGTGAAATTACTTTTTTAGATGGTGAAGAAGGGATTTTGCGTTATAGAGGTTATTCAATTGAAGAGTTAGCAGATAAAGCTGATTTTTTAGAAGTTTCTTTCCTTTTAATTTTTGGTGAATTACCTAATAAAACTCAATTAGAAAAATTTGAGACAGATATTAGAAAATATACATTAGTAAATGAAGAAATGAAAACCATCTTAGAAGGTTTTCCTAAAACAGCACATCCAATGGGTGTTTTGTCTGCACTTACTAGTGCGTTAACAGCGTTTAATCCAAAGCCTGTTAATGTTGATAATGAAAATGAGTTATATGACGCTGTATGTAAAACTATGGGTAAATTCTTAGTTATTGCTACTTGGACATACAGAAGAAGAATGGGCTTACCATTAAACTATTATGATAATACAAAAGGTTATGTAGAGAATTTCATGCGTTTAATGTTTGAAATCCCAACAGAACCATATAAAATGGATAAAAGAATTGTTGATGCATTAGATAAGTTGTTTATACTTCATGCTGATCATGAACAAAACTGTTCTACATCTACGGTTAGAATTGTAGGTTCTTCTCATGCTGGATTATTTGCTTCTATTTCTGCTGGTGTTTCTGCACTTTGGGGACCATTACATGGTGGAGCGAATCAAGCAGTATTAGAAATGCTTCAAGAAATCCATGATAATGGTGGTGATGTTGAAAAATTTGTATTAAAAGCAAAAGATAAAGAAGATCCATTCCGTTTAATGGGATTCGGACATAGAGTATATAAAAACTTCGACCCTAGAGCAACTATTATTAAAAAAGCAGCTGATGATGTGTTAGATGCGTTAGGAGTTGATGATCCATTATTAGAGATTGCTAAAAAATTAGAGAAAGTTGCTTTAGAAGATGAATACTTCAAGTCAAGAAACTTATATCCAAATGTAGATTTCTATTCTGGAATTATTTACAGAGCAATGGGTATCCCTGTAGAAATGTTTACAGTGTTGTTCGCAATTGGTCGTTTACCAGGTTGGATAGCACAATGGAAAGAAATGCGTTCTAATAAAGAACCAATCGGACGTCCAAGACAAGTTTATATGGGGCATACTTTAAGACCATTTAAAGAAGTTAAAGATAGATAA
- a CDS encoding LytR/AlgR family response regulator transcription factor has translation MFQYLKNPYPLKDSLKRNLMIASVVSLFVFLINYSLYDDSSISQFNCSIVEMSFVFGAITFMVVLLVFYFFPKFILSDKIKENWTVLNEIVLIFFLHLIIAIFNILLSLCFVKESFLLTFETVLYSVLFTFLFGFFPTLFIHWIDYTLQLKYALKKVLDYNSKLENKMKQTIHVYEDSVLRLPSNKNNDAIVLDVNDLILIKSEGNYIEIYTDENGKITKSLYRYSLQLIEEKLSGYQFVLRVHRSFVVNVYKVSKASGNARNYQLFFKGIEESIPVSRNKFDIFVNTFDDIMSINHK, from the coding sequence ATGTTTCAGTATTTAAAGAATCCTTATCCATTAAAAGACTCATTGAAGAGAAATCTTATGATTGCTTCAGTAGTGAGTTTGTTTGTGTTTTTAATTAATTATAGTCTATATGACGATAGTTCTATTTCTCAATTTAATTGTTCGATAGTAGAAATGTCTTTTGTTTTTGGAGCAATTACTTTCATGGTTGTTTTATTAGTGTTTTATTTTTTTCCGAAGTTTATTTTATCTGATAAAATAAAGGAAAACTGGACAGTTTTGAATGAAATAGTATTGATTTTTTTTCTACATCTTATAATTGCAATTTTTAATATCTTATTGTCTTTATGTTTTGTAAAAGAAAGTTTTCTATTAACTTTTGAAACGGTTCTTTATTCAGTATTGTTTACTTTTCTTTTTGGTTTTTTTCCAACTTTATTTATTCATTGGATTGATTATACACTTCAACTAAAATATGCTTTAAAGAAAGTATTAGATTATAATAGTAAATTGGAAAATAAAATGAAGCAAACTATTCATGTTTATGAAGATTCTGTTTTAAGATTGCCTTCGAATAAAAATAACGATGCTATTGTTTTGGATGTTAATGATTTGATATTAATTAAATCTGAAGGGAATTATATAGAAATTTATACAGATGAAAATGGTAAAATAACAAAATCATTGTATCGATATTCTTTGCAACTAATAGAAGAGAAGCTTAGCGGTTATCAATTTGTGCTAAGAGTTCATCGTTCGTTTGTTGTGAACGTCTATAAAGTAAGTAAAGCTTCTGGAAATGCAAGAAATTATCAATTGTTTTTTAAAGGTATTGAAGAAAGTATTCCTGTGTCAAGAAATAAATTTGATATTTTTGTAAATACATTTGATGATATCATGTCAATTAATCACAAATAA
- the eno gene encoding phosphopyruvate hydratase, with product MSMIIKVHARQIFDSRGNPTVEVDVITDNGIIGRAAVPSGASTGEHEAVELRDGGKAYMGKGVLNAVENVNIKIASEIVGMSVFEQNAIDKAMIDLDGTANKSNLGANAILGVSLAVAKAAANELGLPLYRYVGGVSGNTLPVPMMNIINGGSHSDAPIAFQEFMVMPVKAKNFTHAMQMGTEIFHNLKKVLHDRKLSTAVGDEGGFAPNLAGGTEDALDSVKLAVENAGYTFGDDIMIALDCAAAEFFVDGKYDYSKFEGQTGKIRTSAEQVDYLAELVAKYPIVSIEDGMDENDWDGWKLLTEKIGDKVQLVGDDLFVTNVERLSKGISKNIANSILIKVNQIGTLSETIAAVNMAHNAGYTSVMSHRSGETEDNTIADLAVALNCGQIKTGSASRSDRMAKYNQLLRIEEELGNVAYFPRVNAFKQKG from the coding sequence ATGAGCATGATAATTAAAGTTCACGCAAGACAGATATTTGATTCACGTGGAAATCCAACTGTTGAAGTTGATGTGATAACAGATAATGGAATCATAGGTAGAGCAGCTGTTCCAAGCGGTGCTTCAACGGGTGAACACGAGGCTGTAGAATTACGCGATGGTGGAAAGGCATACATGGGAAAAGGTGTTTTGAATGCTGTTGAGAATGTAAATATTAAAATTGCTTCTGAGATTGTTGGTATGTCTGTTTTCGAACAAAACGCAATTGATAAAGCGATGATCGATTTAGACGGAACAGCAAATAAATCAAATTTAGGAGCGAATGCAATTTTAGGTGTTTCTTTAGCAGTTGCTAAAGCTGCTGCAAATGAGTTAGGCTTGCCGTTATATAGGTATGTTGGAGGTGTTTCTGGTAATACGTTGCCAGTTCCAATGATGAATATTATTAATGGAGGTTCTCATTCTGATGCTCCAATTGCTTTTCAAGAGTTTATGGTTATGCCAGTTAAGGCTAAAAACTTCACTCATGCTATGCAAATGGGAACAGAAATTTTTCATAACTTGAAGAAAGTATTACACGACAGAAAGCTTTCTACAGCTGTAGGAGATGAAGGAGGTTTTGCTCCTAATTTAGCGGGTGGTACTGAAGATGCTTTAGATTCTGTTAAGTTAGCTGTTGAAAATGCAGGATATACTTTTGGAGATGATATTATGATTGCTCTTGATTGTGCTGCTGCTGAATTTTTTGTTGATGGTAAATATGACTATTCAAAGTTTGAAGGTCAAACAGGAAAAATAAGAACATCGGCTGAGCAAGTTGATTATTTAGCAGAATTAGTTGCTAAATATCCAATTGTGTCAATAGAAGATGGAATGGATGAAAATGACTGGGATGGATGGAAATTGTTAACAGAAAAAATTGGAGATAAAGTTCAATTAGTGGGTGATGATTTATTTGTAACTAATGTTGAGCGATTATCAAAAGGTATTTCTAAAAATATTGCAAATTCAATTTTGATAAAAGTGAATCAAATTGGAACACTTTCTGAAACCATCGCTGCAGTGAATATGGCTCATAATGCTGGCTATACTTCTGTTATGTCCCATCGTTCTGGGGAAACAGAAGATAATACAATTGCAGATCTTGCTGTTGCTTTAAACTGTGGTCAAATTAAAACGGGTTCAGCTTCACGTTCAGATAGAATGGCAAAATACAATCAATTATTGCGTATTGAAGAAGAATTAGGCAATGTTGCTTACTTTCCTAGAGTTAATGCTTTTAAGCAAAAAGGTTAA